A region of Cellulophaga sp. RHA19 DNA encodes the following proteins:
- a CDS encoding type III pantothenate kinase produces MNLIVDAGNTSVKLAVYKGKEQVYFDSIKLNSFLDQVQKTFLAFPDIKDAIVSSVGALGEEQITKLAVYCNVHTLSASTKIPFKNLYGTPKTLGVDRIALATAAFYQYTGKNTLVIDAGSCVTYDFINEKGEYLGGAISPGIAMRFKAMHNQTANLPLLDKEGEIQLIGDSTISSMKSGVIHGICLEIDGVIKEYKVRFADLTVILTGGDAHFLSKRLKNTIFAHSNFLLDGLNYLLEYNKD; encoded by the coding sequence ATGAATTTAATTGTAGATGCAGGTAATACCTCAGTAAAACTGGCGGTTTATAAAGGAAAGGAACAAGTTTATTTTGATTCAATAAAACTAAATAGTTTTTTAGACCAGGTACAAAAGACATTTTTAGCATTTCCAGATATTAAAGATGCTATTGTATCATCTGTAGGAGCATTGGGAGAAGAACAAATAACCAAACTTGCGGTGTATTGTAATGTGCACACATTAAGCGCATCAACCAAAATACCTTTTAAAAACTTGTACGGTACACCAAAAACGTTAGGTGTAGACCGTATAGCATTGGCTACAGCGGCATTTTATCAATATACAGGAAAAAATACATTGGTTATAGATGCGGGTAGTTGTGTTACATATGATTTTATAAATGAAAAAGGAGAATATCTTGGTGGTGCAATTTCTCCGGGAATAGCAATGCGGTTTAAAGCAATGCATAACCAAACAGCTAATTTGCCATTATTAGATAAAGAAGGTGAAATACAGTTAATTGGTGATTCTACAATATCTAGCATGAAAAGTGGAGTAATTCACGGAATTTGTTTAGAAATTGATGGTGTTATTAAAGAATATAAGGTTAGATTTGCAGATTTAACAGTTATTTTAACAGGCGGCGACGCTCATTTTTTGTCAAAACGATTAAAAAATACCATATTTGCGCATTCCAATTTTCTCCTAGACGGACTTAATTATTTGCTGGAATACAACAAAGACTAA
- a CDS encoding purine-nucleoside phosphorylase, with amino-acid sequence MIKQEIEDSVAYLQNKGFNAPEIGIVLGTGLGNLANEIENPIEAHYNHIPFFPLATVEFHSGKLIYGTLQGKTVVVMQGRFHMYEGYDLQDVTYPIRVMHKLGIKKLFISNAAGAINLDFKKGDMMLLEDHINLLGGSPLAFKGVSQFGERFVDMGNPYDTEMTNTLKNIAKKEGITLHSGVYAAVLGPQLETKAEYRMLKIIGADAVGMSTVPEVIVANHLKLPIIAVSVLTDECDPDNLATADIKEIIKIAGETEPKMIKLFKELIKTL; translated from the coding sequence ATGATTAAACAAGAGATTGAAGATTCTGTAGCATATTTACAAAACAAAGGATTTAATGCCCCAGAAATTGGAATAGTTTTAGGTACTGGCTTAGGCAACTTAGCTAACGAAATAGAAAATCCTATTGAGGCTCATTATAACCATATTCCTTTTTTCCCATTAGCAACAGTAGAGTTTCATTCTGGTAAGCTTATTTACGGCACATTACAAGGTAAAACTGTTGTTGTTATGCAAGGACGTTTTCATATGTATGAAGGGTACGACTTGCAAGACGTTACCTACCCAATACGCGTTATGCATAAACTTGGGATTAAAAAGCTTTTTATATCTAATGCTGCTGGTGCAATAAATCTAGATTTTAAAAAGGGCGATATGATGTTGCTAGAAGATCACATTAATCTTTTAGGAGGCTCTCCACTTGCTTTTAAAGGAGTTTCACAGTTTGGAGAACGTTTTGTAGATATGGGTAACCCTTACGATACAGAAATGACTAATACCTTAAAAAACATTGCTAAAAAAGAAGGTATTACATTACACTCTGGTGTTTATGCTGCTGTACTTGGACCTCAACTAGAGACAAAGGCAGAATATAGAATGTTAAAAATTATTGGAGCAGATGCCGTAGGTATGAGTACCGTACCAGAAGTAATTGTAGCAAACCATTTAAAATTACCTATAATTGCCGTTTCTGTACTAACAGATGAGTGTGACCCAGATAATTTAGCAACTGCAGACATTAAAGAAATAATTAAAATAGCAGGAGAAACAGAACCAAAAATGATTAAACTTTTTAAAGAGCTAATTAAAACTCTGTAA
- a CDS encoding rhodanese-like domain-containing protein, translated as MIKKLTLLFYLFLLVPLLSTAQPTIKKLLKKHNKESIPYITLDSLLTKKEYVLLDTREEKEYNVSHIKDAICVGYDFFNIEKVTSTIKNKDTEIVVYCSIGIRSEDIGEKLAAAGYTNIKNLYGGIFEWKNKNNPVYSKDSLETNKIHTHSKYWSKLVTNAEKIY; from the coding sequence GTGATTAAAAAACTTACATTACTTTTTTACCTTTTTCTGCTGGTTCCGCTTTTAAGTACTGCACAACCAACTATAAAAAAACTACTTAAAAAGCATAATAAAGAAAGTATACCATACATTACATTAGATTCCCTTTTAACCAAAAAAGAGTATGTTTTACTAGACACCAGAGAAGAGAAAGAATACAACGTTAGCCACATTAAAGATGCTATTTGTGTTGGTTATGATTTTTTTAATATTGAAAAAGTAACATCAACAATAAAAAATAAAGACACAGAAATAGTAGTTTATTGCTCTATTGGTATAAGATCTGAAGATATTGGAGAAAAACTAGCTGCAGCTGGCTACACTAACATTAAAAATCTATACGGAGGTATTTTTGAATGGAAAAACAAAAACAATCCTGTTTACTCTAAAGACAGCCTAGAGACAAACAAAATACATACACACAGTAAGTATTGGTCTAAATTAGTGACCAATGCCGAGAAAATTTATTAA
- a CDS encoding TIGR04282 family arsenosugar biosynthesis glycosyltransferase, with protein sequence MPRKFINYILKKLNKNLLLIFTRNPELGKCKTRLAAKTGDKTALDIYKFLLDHTVSVTQNLKNIDKQVHYSVAIRENDIWDASIYNKKLQNGDDLGIRMENAFKQGFADGYQNIIIIGSDMYDITKADLENAFNQLNKNNFVIGPATDGGYYLLGMKKLNSAIFKNKKWGTDTVLKDTLNNLKDEKTILLEAKNDVDYYEDIKDIDAFKPFLKNI encoded by the coding sequence ATGCCGAGAAAATTTATTAATTATATTTTGAAAAAATTGAATAAAAACTTACTGTTAATTTTTACCCGTAACCCAGAATTAGGAAAATGCAAAACCCGTTTAGCTGCAAAAACGGGAGATAAAACTGCATTGGATATTTACAAATTTTTATTAGACCATACAGTTTCTGTTACGCAAAATTTAAAAAATATAGACAAGCAGGTTCATTATTCTGTTGCCATAAGAGAAAACGATATCTGGGACGCCAGCATTTATAATAAAAAATTACAAAATGGCGACGATCTTGGTATACGTATGGAAAATGCTTTTAAGCAGGGGTTTGCAGATGGTTACCAAAACATAATAATTATTGGTAGTGATATGTATGATATTACAAAAGCAGATCTAGAAAATGCTTTTAATCAGTTAAATAAAAATAACTTTGTTATTGGTCCCGCAACAGATGGCGGCTACTATTTATTAGGAATGAAAAAACTTAATTCAGCTATTTTTAAAAACAAAAAATGGGGTACTGACACTGTTTTAAAAGACACATTAAATAATTTAAAAGACGAAAAAACAATTTTATTAGAAGCTAAAAACGATGTTGATTACTATGAAGATATAAAAGACATTGATGCTTTTAAACCTTTTTTAAAAAATATATAA
- a CDS encoding GIY-YIG nuclease family protein: MCPWFDSWRHHFKNPIRNVRVFSFLYPMQQHFIYFLYSKSIDRFYIGKTYNLKNRLILHQEQHYKHSFIKSAKDWKIVF, encoded by the coding sequence ATGTGTCCCTGGTTCGATTCCTGGAGGCACCACTTTAAAAACCCGATCAGAAATGTTCGGGTTTTTTCTTTTTTATACCCTATGCAACAACACTTTATCTATTTTCTTTACAGTAAATCTATTGATAGATTTTATATTGGAAAAACTTACAACCTTAAAAATAGGTTAATTCTGCACCAAGAACAGCATTACAAACATAGCTTTATTAAAAGCGCTAAAGATTGGAAAATTGTATTCTGA